One genomic window of Xanthobacter dioxanivorans includes the following:
- a CDS encoding SDR family NAD(P)-dependent oxidoreductase, with protein sequence MAQRLSGKTAIVVGAGSVGPGWGNGKATAVLFAREGANVLCVDVNAAAAAETVEIIRGEGGSAEAFHADVSKGEEIAGFVAACLDRYGRIDVLDNNVGLAEVGGVVELKEEVWDRMFAVNLKSCYLAMKHVIPVMERQGGGSIINISSIASIRWTGVPYSTYYATKAAMNHLSRTTAVEYAAKHIRVNCILPGLMKTPMVEKSTGLAQSYAAPGDVEAMWKARDAQVPMGHMGTAWDVAYAALFLASDESRYVTGLDLVVDGGVTLKMV encoded by the coding sequence ATGGCGCAGCGGCTTTCAGGCAAGACGGCGATCGTGGTGGGCGCGGGCTCGGTCGGCCCCGGCTGGGGCAACGGCAAGGCCACCGCCGTTCTGTTCGCCCGTGAGGGAGCGAACGTGCTCTGCGTGGACGTGAACGCGGCGGCGGCGGCCGAGACCGTGGAGATCATCCGCGGCGAGGGCGGTTCGGCGGAGGCGTTCCATGCGGACGTCTCGAAGGGCGAGGAGATCGCCGGCTTCGTTGCCGCCTGCCTCGATCGCTACGGCCGCATCGACGTGCTGGACAACAATGTGGGGCTGGCCGAGGTCGGCGGGGTCGTGGAGCTCAAGGAAGAGGTGTGGGACCGCATGTTCGCGGTGAACCTGAAGAGCTGCTACCTCGCCATGAAGCATGTCATTCCGGTGATGGAGCGCCAGGGTGGCGGATCCATCATCAACATCTCCTCCATCGCCTCCATCCGCTGGACCGGCGTGCCCTACTCCACCTACTACGCGACCAAGGCGGCCATGAACCACCTGTCGCGCACCACCGCCGTGGAATACGCGGCCAAGCACATCCGCGTGAACTGCATCCTGCCGGGCCTGATGAAGACGCCCATGGTGGAGAAGTCGACGGGCCTCGCGCAGAGCTACGCCGCCCCTGGCGACGTGGAGGCCATGTGGAAGGCCCGCGACGCCCAGGTCCCCATGGGCCACATGGGCACCGCCTGGGACGTGGCCTACGCCGCGCTGTTCCTGGCCAGCGACGAATCCCGGTACGTCACCGGCCTCGATCTGGTGGTCGACGGCGGCGTCACCCTGAAAATGGTCTAA
- a CDS encoding ABC transporter substrate-binding protein: MKIGKFLAAAAVCGLMAGTAHAEDIAVKLGVLNDMSGVYADISGPGSVVAAQMAADDFMAKNKGVKVEVVGADHQNKPDVGSAIARKWYDQENVDVIMDTTTSSVALAVNDVTREKNKIFLVSGGGSSDLTGAKCSPNTVHWTYDTWALANGTGSAITKQGGSPWFFITADYAFGAALERDAAAAVKNAGGKVAGSVKHPLSATDFSSFLLQAQSSGAKVIGLANAGGDLINAIKQASEFGIVEGGQSLAGLLIFSSDVKAMGLKAAQGLLLTEAFYWDLNDQTRAFSKRFADKFGGKMPTSSQAGVYSSAMHYLDAVKAANTKDAPKVMAQMRATPIDDPLFGKGEVRIDGRATHPMYLFKVKKPADSKGPWDLYELVATIPANEAFRPLADGGCPLVK; the protein is encoded by the coding sequence ATGAAGATTGGCAAGTTCCTGGCCGCCGCCGCCGTGTGCGGCCTCATGGCCGGCACCGCCCACGCCGAAGACATCGCGGTGAAGCTCGGCGTGCTCAACGACATGTCCGGCGTCTATGCCGACATTTCCGGCCCCGGCTCGGTGGTGGCCGCGCAGATGGCGGCCGACGACTTCATGGCCAAGAACAAGGGCGTCAAGGTGGAGGTGGTCGGCGCCGATCACCAGAACAAGCCGGACGTCGGCTCCGCCATCGCCCGCAAGTGGTACGATCAGGAGAATGTCGACGTCATCATGGACACCACCACCTCCTCGGTGGCGCTGGCGGTCAATGACGTGACGCGCGAGAAGAACAAGATCTTCCTCGTCTCCGGCGGCGGCAGCTCGGACCTCACCGGCGCCAAGTGCTCGCCCAACACCGTGCATTGGACCTACGACACCTGGGCGCTGGCCAACGGAACCGGATCGGCTATCACCAAGCAGGGTGGCTCGCCCTGGTTCTTCATCACCGCCGACTACGCCTTCGGCGCGGCGCTGGAGCGTGATGCGGCCGCGGCCGTGAAGAATGCGGGCGGCAAGGTCGCCGGCAGCGTGAAGCACCCGCTCAGCGCCACCGACTTCTCCTCCTTCCTGCTGCAGGCGCAGTCGTCCGGCGCCAAGGTCATTGGCCTCGCCAATGCCGGCGGCGACCTCATCAACGCCATCAAGCAGGCCTCCGAGTTCGGCATCGTCGAGGGCGGCCAGTCGCTCGCCGGCCTGCTGATCTTTTCCAGCGACGTGAAGGCCATGGGGCTGAAGGCGGCGCAGGGCCTGCTGCTCACCGAGGCTTTCTACTGGGACCTCAACGACCAGACCCGCGCCTTCTCCAAGCGCTTCGCCGACAAGTTCGGTGGCAAGATGCCGACGAGCTCGCAGGCCGGCGTGTACTCTAGCGCCATGCACTACCTGGACGCCGTAAAGGCTGCCAACACGAAGGATGCGCCGAAGGTGATGGCGCAGATGCGCGCCACCCCCATCGACGATCCGCTGTTCGGCAAGGGCGAGGTGCGCATCGACGGCCGCGCGACCCATCCCATGTACCTGTTCAAGGTGAAGAAGCCGGCCGACTCCAAGGGGCCGTGGGACCTGTACGAGCTCGTGGCGACGATCCCCGCCAACGAGGCCTTCCGCCCGCTGGCCGATGGTGGTTGCCCGCTGGTGAAGTAG
- a CDS encoding DUF3616 domain-containing protein, which translates to MRIAASVGLVLLSAQVASADIVRAPQAWRVDPAPFRQADGNKNKANEELSGAACATGTNRCLVVNDEGRFAQFFEINGTTIAPKEVIGLLPPKIGGKTMKELDAEAADYVAPRAGAVGASGYFYVTGSHGASRKGKAQPSRSFVLRFPVDPATGHPTFAFDAEDAAPQIERSAALRAALAKLPEVGSFAERRLDENGVTVEGFAVLGQEALFGLRGPCIAGHAFVVRTPVETLFSGEPVVAGASRLALGDNVGIRDLARVQGGVLILSGRSNDTRDQAAFNCEKPGVAPEPGAQVWFWSGKDGDAARNLGTLPGLPATHKAETLLVLGEDAARYRVLVWFDGVPDGDPTEFFIGK; encoded by the coding sequence ATGCGCATCGCGGCATCCGTGGGGCTTGTGCTGCTCTCGGCTCAGGTGGCATCCGCGGACATCGTCCGCGCGCCGCAAGCGTGGCGCGTCGACCCGGCCCCCTTCCGCCAGGCGGACGGCAATAAGAACAAGGCGAACGAGGAGCTCAGCGGCGCCGCCTGCGCCACCGGCACCAACCGCTGCCTGGTGGTGAACGACGAGGGGCGCTTTGCCCAGTTCTTCGAGATCAACGGCACCACCATTGCTCCCAAGGAGGTCATCGGCCTGCTGCCGCCGAAGATCGGCGGCAAGACCATGAAGGAGCTGGATGCCGAGGCCGCCGACTACGTGGCACCACGCGCGGGCGCGGTGGGGGCGTCCGGCTATTTCTACGTCACCGGCTCCCACGGCGCGTCGCGCAAAGGCAAGGCGCAGCCCTCGCGCTCGTTCGTGCTGCGCTTTCCGGTGGATCCGGCCACGGGGCACCCCACCTTCGCCTTTGATGCCGAGGATGCGGCGCCGCAGATCGAGCGTAGCGCGGCCCTGCGCGCCGCACTCGCGAAACTGCCCGAGGTGGGGTCCTTTGCCGAGCGCAGGCTGGATGAAAATGGCGTGACGGTGGAGGGCTTCGCCGTCCTGGGGCAGGAGGCCCTGTTCGGCCTGCGAGGCCCGTGCATTGCGGGTCATGCCTTCGTGGTCCGCACCCCGGTGGAAACGCTGTTCTCGGGCGAGCCGGTCGTTGCCGGGGCGAGCCGGCTCGCCCTGGGCGACAATGTGGGCATCCGTGATCTCGCGCGCGTCCAGGGCGGCGTGCTCATCCTCAGCGGCCGCAGCAACGACACGCGCGATCAGGCCGCCTTCAATTGCGAGAAGCCCGGCGTCGCGCCGGAGCCGGGGGCGCAGGTGTGGTTCTGGAGCGGCAAGGACGGTGATGCCGCCCGCAACCTCGGCACCCTGCCCGGCCTTCCCGCGACGCACAAGGCCGAAACCCTGCTGGTGCTGGGGGAGGACGCGGCGCGCTATCGCGTCCTGGTCTGGTTCGACGGCGTTCCCGACGGCGATCCGACGGAGTTCTTCATCGGCAAGTGA
- a CDS encoding class II 3-deoxy-7-phosphoheptulonate synthase, which produces MVTRPQSAPVPGAEVSRRAEGWRPDSWRFYPGVQMPDYPDKTVLAEVEAKLASYPPLVFAGEARRLKAEIAKVAKGEAFLLQGGDCAESFDEHSADNIRDFFRVFLQMAVVLSFAGGSPVVKVGRIAGQFAKPRSSDTETENGVTLPSYRGDIVNDIAFTPEARIPDPRRQIEAYRQSAATLNLLRAFANGGYANLENAHQWMLGFVKDSPQSSRYQELANRITEALDFMRACGINPQSHPEMRTTDFFTSHEALLLGYEQALTRVDSTSGDWYATSGHLLWIGDRTRQPDHAHVEYFRGIRNPIGIKCGPSLSGDGLIRLLDILQPDNEAGRITLICRFGADKVGDHLPALIRAVEKEGRVVAWSCDPMHGNTIKAASGYKTRPFERIQSEIRSFFDIHAAEGTFAGGVHLEMTGKNVTECTGGARAISDEDLRDRYHTYCDPRLNAEQAIETAFLVAELLKRERLARGRPQVVAAE; this is translated from the coding sequence ATGGTGACCCGCCCGCAATCCGCACCTGTCCCTGGCGCCGAGGTTTCTCGCCGCGCCGAAGGCTGGCGTCCGGACAGCTGGCGATTTTATCCCGGCGTGCAGATGCCCGATTATCCGGACAAGACCGTGCTCGCCGAGGTGGAAGCCAAGCTCGCCTCCTACCCGCCCCTCGTCTTCGCCGGCGAGGCGCGCCGCCTGAAGGCGGAGATCGCCAAGGTGGCGAAGGGCGAAGCCTTCCTGCTCCAGGGCGGCGACTGCGCCGAGAGCTTCGACGAGCACTCCGCCGATAACATCCGCGATTTCTTCCGCGTGTTCCTGCAGATGGCGGTGGTGCTCTCGTTCGCCGGCGGCTCGCCGGTGGTGAAGGTGGGCCGCATCGCCGGCCAGTTCGCCAAGCCCCGGTCCTCGGATACCGAGACCGAGAACGGCGTGACGCTGCCCAGCTACCGCGGTGACATCGTGAACGACATCGCCTTCACCCCCGAGGCGCGCATTCCCGACCCGCGCCGGCAGATCGAGGCGTACCGCCAGTCGGCGGCCACGCTCAACCTGCTGCGGGCCTTCGCCAATGGCGGCTATGCCAACCTCGAGAACGCCCATCAGTGGATGCTGGGCTTCGTGAAGGACTCACCCCAGTCCTCGCGCTACCAGGAGCTGGCCAACCGCATCACCGAGGCGCTCGACTTCATGCGCGCCTGCGGGATCAATCCGCAGAGCCACCCGGAGATGCGGACCACGGACTTCTTCACCAGCCACGAGGCGCTGCTGCTCGGCTACGAGCAGGCGCTGACGCGGGTGGATTCCACGTCCGGCGACTGGTACGCCACCTCCGGCCACCTGCTGTGGATCGGCGACCGCACCCGCCAGCCGGACCATGCGCATGTGGAATATTTCCGTGGCATCCGCAATCCGATCGGCATCAAGTGCGGGCCCTCGCTCTCGGGCGATGGGCTGATCCGCCTGCTGGACATCCTCCAGCCGGACAACGAGGCGGGCCGCATCACCCTCATCTGCCGCTTCGGCGCGGACAAGGTGGGCGACCACCTGCCCGCCCTCATCCGGGCGGTGGAGAAGGAGGGGCGCGTGGTGGCGTGGTCGTGCGATCCCATGCACGGCAACACCATCAAGGCCGCCTCCGGCTACAAGACGCGGCCGTTCGAGCGCATCCAGTCGGAGATCCGCTCCTTCTTCGACATCCATGCGGCCGAGGGCACATTCGCCGGCGGCGTGCATCTGGAGATGACCGGCAAGAACGTCACCGAATGCACCGGCGGCGCCCGGGCCATCTCGGACGAGGATCTGCGGGATCGCTACCACACCTATTGCGATCCGCGCCTCAATGCCGAGCAGGCCATCGAGACCGCCTTCCTTGTGGCCGAGCTGCTCAAGCGCGAGCGTCTCGCCCGCGGCCGCCCGCAGGTGGTCGCGGCGGAGTGA
- a CDS encoding DUF6152 family protein — MTSTHHPPLPHHTPARRTSRTLVPWVLAGLLSSVGAAVAHHGWGSYDTSKAFTMTGPVAHLEWSNPHAHLAMQHDGSTWIATLAPISRMQTRGLTPEMLQTGTQVSIYGYPSTRTVGEMRAERITVGGKTVELR, encoded by the coding sequence ATGACCTCGACCCACCATCCGCCGCTTCCGCATCACACCCCCGCCCGGCGGACCTCCCGCACCCTCGTGCCATGGGTCCTCGCCGGATTGCTTTCGTCCGTCGGGGCGGCCGTCGCCCATCACGGCTGGGGCAGCTACGACACCTCCAAGGCCTTCACCATGACCGGGCCGGTCGCCCATCTCGAATGGTCCAACCCGCATGCGCACCTCGCCATGCAGCATGATGGCTCGACCTGGATCGCCACCCTCGCCCCCATCTCGCGCATGCAGACCCGCGGCCTCACCCCCGAGATGCTCCAGACGGGCACGCAGGTGAGCATCTACGGCTATCCCTCGACCCGCACCGTGGGGGAGATGCGGGCCGAACGCATCACCGTGGGCGGCAAGACCGTGGAACTGAGGTAG